TGCGATTGGTTGATGTGTTcctttatttgtattttctatcgaacccataattgttaataataataaattaataaccgAGATTCAATGATCAACGTTGAAAGTATCTGATCAAATGTGGAAGAAATATTTGTCTTAAAAAATGGACAAAGTTAAGAGTACTTACTGATATTCTGTGTACCATAAACGCTGGGATAAGGCAACCTTAAACTTTGATCGGTGAGGTATCGATTTCGTGGAATGTAATATTGTCTCGTCTGATTCTCGACAGAGTTCTTAGGTACCCAGAAGGAATCGGTGAATTCTTCGTACTTTTCCATTGGTTGACCAACCAGGTTCCGTATTAATCTAGGCCTGTTCGGATCGGAGTCACCGtttcttcaaaaataaaaaagaaaacgagaaaccATTAGACGAAAACTCGATTAAAATAAATCGATTAAAAACTTGAATCTCAGGAATTCATCGATTTAATTTATTGAACATCTTTTGATTTACAGTGGAAGGCGGATAGTGTACaaagtacaaaaaaagaaaatccaGTTTGAGAAAAGGATTCTCGAAAATCAGTCACGTCCATTAAACAGCACCTAATTACgagtatataaaagaaataatctcaaaAGAAATATCCTATCGTGTCCAGACACGTGAAACATTTGCGAAGCTCGTTTTCCCAGATCATACAATACAGCAATGTACATCCCAGTATTGTCAGCGAGCAAGGGATCAGGATTTGCTTTAGTAGATCTCGAAACATTCGATACCTGGACGCTAAACTCGCACTTGGACCAGCGACGTATCGAGCCACAGCGATGTAATGTTGCTTCCCCGATGCTTTTCGACCATTCTTCACGTTTGATGGCTGCAACTGATTCCAATTAATGGTCGATGGCTCGTTCCAAGCTGGCAACACCCAGTTCCCGTTGCTCTGCTGCGTATTCTCTGGCAAATAATTGGCATTCCAATTGGCACGGTTCTCTTTGTATAGTCGTTCTGGGACTAGCTTTGCGTTCACGTTCTCGGGAATGATCTTGCTACTGACGTGGACAATTCAAGGATTAGATTTTATATAGAGTTGTATTGCGGTACGCAGGGAGGATTCCTACTTAATACGCAGCTTTTCGATTTAGGAAATTCGAGCAACCCACCCCAAGAGCTCGGCAAACTCGTCCTCGTCCAATTTTTGTGGATTGCTTTCGCGCATGTAACTATTATGGTTCAACAAAGGTAGTATCgtttgctgttgctgctgctgcatCATTTTCTCTTGTACTCTGTAATTAAGTGCAAGCtcgtttgatatttttaaacgtCGATTTCTTATATTTGCGTAACTCTATCTTCGTATGCTAaggtataaaaatacaaatatcgatTCAATTCACCTGGATTCCATCGAACTCCTGAGTACTTCTTGCTGGGTGTAATTGTACGGTTTAGGAACAGGGGGTGGAAGATTCACTTTGTTCAAAACGAGATCTCGTTGAGATGTGACACCGATCTTTGTACTATTAATTATACGCGGGATGCTCGTTTGGAAATAGGGATACCTATAAAAGCGTTATTTCAATGATTATTAGTTATTTTTTGTTATAGTCTACAAGGTGGATCAACTAAATGAGATTACATAAATTTCTGCCTAATCTATCGTTGTATGAAAAAGTCCGTTGAAACAAAATTGTCACTAATACAACAAAATAAACACTATTAATAAACCcttaaaaaatagaagtaaaagtaaaagtaaaagtataACAAATAAAAGTCTAGCAAATAAcggtgaaatattatttttgtaattgtcCGTTCCATTTAGCTGATCCATTACAGGATGGATCGAATGTACAGATATTATTTAGGTAACTTGTAAAAGTTTTACCTTAGGGATTGCTGTGCTGTAGGCCTTTTAATAGGATTCCATTGTAACATATCTTCCATAAGTATTACTGCTTCTTGGCTAGCATTTGGTATTAAAACGGTTAACGATGTGCGAGAAAAGTTTGGAAACTTGAAATTCATAGCGGCAGCCAGTTGATATCCGTCTGGCCAATCATCCTTCTCCGGCGTGCCAATGACGGAACATATTTTAAAGATTTCGTCGATTTCGCTTTTCCCGGGGAAAAGTGGCCGAAACGTGTATAGTTCGGCCATGATGCAACCCACCGCCCAAATGTCGATCGGGCTGTTGTAAGTCGTGGAATGGAGTAGCACTTCCGGTGCTCTGTACCTGAAATGAAACCcttaaattgattaaaaagaaaattcttaatttctCTTACGTATTTCAATTCACGTTTGTttctattatcattattataaatattaatatataatattaactttAAGTAGGGATACAACTAAAAGATAAGATATTGACTTTTTCTAAATCAAAAGATTAAAGAGAgattaaaaagatttctttattatttcatcCCTTGTTGTTCGTTAAAAATCACTTTACAATTTTcttattcattttaaataaGTCGTCCAATGGatgagaaatataattttgtcaATTGTTTGTGCGATTATTGTTAATTGAACgtactaataataattattgattaaaCAAATGTTTGAGTAAATAGATATTACCATCTGGTGGATACGTAATCCGTGTAAGGCGGCCTTGAACGTATTTCCCTGGCCAGGCCGAAATCAGCAATCTTCACTAGTTCTGGCCCCatacataataaattttcaGGTTTCATGTCGCGGTGGAAAAAGCCATGTTTATGCATGAACGCCAGTCCTTGAAGCACCTGATACACTATATTCTTGATTACCGGCTCAGGGAAAAGTTTATCCCTGTTGCATAATACATTCATCAAAGTTTAACTCCCTAAAAGTTGGATAGATAATTCAACAACATTTTTTTTACCTGTCCTTCATTAGTTGGTAAAGATTCTCCTTCATATATTCGAAGACGAAATACAACACGTCATTTTCACGAATTACTTCCTTTAATTTGACTACATTCGCGTGACTGAGCTTTTTCAAGGACTACAAACGAGAAAAATTGGaacgaatatttaatttctttctcattccgAACGCTGGAACTATTTTAATAACTAATTTCCGTCAGTGACTAAATTAGTTATTAATTTTAGATACAATCAAAGAATACATGGAATCTAACACGTACATCTATAGGAACGAGTTATTATCTAGactatgaatttttatacaagTTTATACATTTACTTGgcagttaataataaaaaagagacAAGTTAAAAATTACAATGCATACTCTACTTTGTATATCTTACAAATTTCTGCAtacgatattttattcaatgcactt
This genomic window from Bombus terrestris chromosome 9, iyBomTerr1.2, whole genome shotgun sequence contains:
- the LOC100642408 gene encoding serine/threonine-protein kinase ICK isoform X1, whose protein sequence is MKMNRYITLNQLGDGTFGSVVLGERIDTGEKVAIKRMKRKYYSWEEAMNLREVKSLKKLSHANVVKLKEVIRENDVLYFVFEYMKENLYQLMKDRDKLFPEPVIKNIVYQVLQGLAFMHKHGFFHRDMKPENLLCMGPELVKIADFGLAREIRSRPPYTDYVSTRWYRAPEVLLHSTTYNSPIDIWAVGCIMAELYTFRPLFPGKSEIDEIFKICSVIGTPEKDDWPDGYQLAAAMNFKFPNFSRTSLTVLIPNASQEAVILMEDMLQWNPIKRPTAQQSLRYPYFQTSIPRIINSTKIGVTSQRDLVLNKVNLPPPVPKPYNYTQQEVLRSSMESRVQEKMMQQQQQQTILPLLNHNSYMRESNPQKLDEDEFAELLGSKIIPENVNAKLVPERLYKENRANWNANYLPENTQQSNGNWVLPAWNEPSTINWNQLQPSNVKNGRKASGKQHYIAVARYVAGPSASLASRNGDSDPNRPRLIRNLVGQPMEKYEEFTDSFWVPKNSVENQTRQYYIPRNRYLTDQSLRLPYPSVYGTQNISSIENTNKGTHQPIAYGTVLNTKGSGSLHGRTDWAAKYLK
- the LOC100642408 gene encoding serine/threonine-protein kinase ICK isoform X2 — translated: MKMNRYITLNQLGDGTFGSVVLGERIDTGEKVAIKRMKRKYYSWEEAMNLREVKSLKKLSHANVVKLKEVIRENDVLYFVFEYMKENLYQLMKDRDKLFPEPVIKNIVYQVLQGLAFMHKHGFFHRDMKPENLLCMGPELVKIADFGLAREIRSRPPYTDYVSTRWYRAPEVLLHSTTYNSPIDIWAVGCIMAELYTFRPLFPGKSEIDEIFKICSVIGTPEKDDWPDGYQLAAAMNFKFPNFSRTSLTVLIPNASQEAVILMEDMLQWNPIKRPTAQQSLRYPYFQTSIPRIINSTKIGVTSQRDLVLNKVNLPPPVPKPYNYTQQEVLRSSMESRVQEKMMQQQQQQTILPLLNHNSYMRESNPQKLDEDEFAELLGKIIPENVNAKLVPERLYKENRANWNANYLPENTQQSNGNWVLPAWNEPSTINWNQLQPSNVKNGRKASGKQHYIAVARYVAGPSASLASRNGDSDPNRPRLIRNLVGQPMEKYEEFTDSFWVPKNSVENQTRQYYIPRNRYLTDQSLRLPYPSVYGTQNISSIENTNKGTHQPIAYGTVLNTKGSGSLHGRTDWAAKYLK
- the LOC100642408 gene encoding serine/threonine-protein kinase ICK isoform X3; the protein is MKMNRYITLNQLGDGTFGSVVLGERIDTGEKVAIKRMKRKYYSWEEAMNLREVKSLKKLSHANVVKLKEVIRENDVLYFVFEYMKENLYQLMKDRDKLFPEPVIKNIVYQVLQGLAFMHKHGFFHRDMKPENLLCMGPELVKIADFGLAREIRSRPPYTDYVSTRWYRAPEVLLHSTTYNSPIDIWAVGCIMAELYTFRPLFPGKSEIDEIFKICSVIGTPEKDDWPDGYQLAAAMNFKFPNFSRTSLTVLIPNASQEAVILMEDMLQWNPIKRPTAQQSLRYPYFQTSIPRIINSTKIGVTSQRDLVLNKVNLPPPVPKPYNYTQQEVLRSSMESRVQEKMMQQQQQQTILPLLNHNSYMRESNPQKLDEDEFAELLGSKIIPENVNAKLVPERLYKENRANWNANYLPENTQQSNGNWVLPAWNEPSTINWNQLQPSNVKNGRKASGKQHYIAVARYVAGPSASLASRNGDSDPNRPRLIRNLVGQPMEKYEEFTDSFWVPKNSVENQTRQYYIPRNRYLTDQSLRLPYPSVYGTQNIKNTNKGTHQPIAYGTVLNTKGSGSLHGRTDWAAKYLK